In Primulina eburnea isolate SZY01 chromosome 3, ASM2296580v1, whole genome shotgun sequence, one DNA window encodes the following:
- the LOC140827589 gene encoding probable RNA-binding protein ARP1, producing the protein MAFRQQAAKTGPGGFRYMNSPFGDTTFTKVFVGGLAWETQSETMGRYFEQFGEILEAVVIKDNNNGRSKGYGFVTFREPESARRACADPTPIIDGRRANCNLASLGRPRPAVPSGRLRSPSPYPGGLPAARSPYMGNFGYQQPVPYIAQQGLVYSPYG; encoded by the exons ATGGCATTTCGGCAGCAGGCAGCTAAAACGGGCCCTGGTGGATTTCGGTATATGAATTCTCCGTTTGGTGACACCACTTTTACTAAGGTCTTTGTTGGGGGGCTTGCTTGGGAGACTCAGAGCGAGACCATGGGACGATATTTCGAACAATTCGGGGAGATTCTTGAGGCTGTTGTCATCAAAGATAACAACAACGGTCGATCGAAAGGCTACGGTTTT GTGACTTTCCGGGAACCTGAGTCAGCTAGACGAGCATGTGCTGATCCAACTCCAATTATTGATGGCAGGCGAGCAAATTGTAATTTAGCTTCACTTGGGAGGCCTAGGCCAGCAGTTCCTTCTG GACGTTTAAGATCTCCATCACCTTATCCTGGAGGTCTGCCTGCTGCTAGGAGTCCTTACATGGGAAATTTTGGCTACCAGCAACCTGTCCCTTACATTGCTCAACAAGGCTTGGTGTATTCTCCATATGGGTGA